A single window of Microbispora hainanensis DNA harbors:
- a CDS encoding FtsK/SpoIIIE domain-containing protein, translating to MRITLTVVSEDGRRDVLVEGDESATVAALAAALDGGAARPANVVRLPHARAPYDLDRGDRHARPSGEVKLWVDGRPVGPDASVFGLLRDGDVVALDGQAAAATVTEEPGGPAELRVVGGPGAGVVHRIGLGAHTIGSDPACAISVPDPRMPPVALVVRLAPGTATVEPAVSGGGPVARLEGEPLTEAVAWPPGGMLACGGSVFALGPVVPPDAHLDALPDGGLAYNRPPRLQRPERQRRFTVPAEPKRGEGMRLQLLAALLPAVLGVVMAVVTRTWYYLLIAFMTPLIMIGQWVSDRRHGRKKHRRAVKAYRERMAAFEEEVARAVRQDEEARRGGAPDPAEVLLTATGPRRRLWERRVHDRDALRLRVGLADLPADLEFEPESGTPQDAPRREPPTCHDVPVALVMRRLGVAGLTGPRDVALGCARWLVGQAAALHSPRDLAIVVLSANADGAAQWGWVRWLPHCAPDAAARGGALSSDCAALVGADPEAAARRVAELAALVTERLDAENGSGPGLPRGVRLSGGPAGWDDLGRGGGNRPAEPAFATYDERPFDVLVVLDGAQVLRGLPGMPQVLRQGPRAGVYTIAIDDDERLLPEECATVVSCDREGGVRLHGGGLDPITGIRADLVSPSWAERLARALAPLRDVSRDDPSAALPDAVRLLDLLEVSLDPAALAERQGRTTRALIGVGPDGPFEVDLSRDGPHALVAGTTGAGKSELLQTLICSLAVANRPDEMTFVLIDYKGGAAFKECVRLPHTVGMVSDLDGHLTQRALSSLAAEIRRRERLLLDAGAKDIEDYQRARGATWVLGAGGVRRARGGGIFAAPVPEAAGSRKDLPPLPRLVLIIDEFAALVTELPDFVEGLVDIARRGRSLGIHLILATQRPGGVVTADIQANTSLRIALRVTDAAESTDVIDVPDAAHISRTTPGRCYVRAGSGAPVAVQTARIGGRTPHPRGAGAADAGDDLRVLDLPWQALGHPLPAPPAAQAASGTDLALLVDALRDAGRELPRQPSPWLPPLPDQVVLDVGPAGSSGGLLAGAAPYRPGAEEVPPLPFGMTDLPWEQGRRPLTLDMRHGGHLLIAGGARSGRSSALRTIAGSIAAGASPEDVHVHAVDCGSGALLPLVALPHCGAVVTRDQLDRVERLLTRLRAEVGRRQQLLAEAGYASLAEARSAAKSRAARDRSGVGALPWLVLLVDRWEGYVAAFENYDYGRLVDAMLQLLREGPAVGLRAVVTSDRSGLLGQISTVFDDRLVLRLADPADYGLAGLPVRDLPSAMPPGRALAVGEHGLVESQIALLCDDPSGPAQVAVVQELARTAAARFGGSDTPAKWAWPSEPPLRVDALPMRITASQALDLEPAYEPPSALWALLGAGGDALVPMGVDLQGQGPAAVIAGPPRSGRSSALVTAARSLLGRGTPVLVVTPRRSPLRDLAGTPGVLAVLDGNARSVTGGGADDFGGLPGALDPLALVAGHERYVVAVDDAELISPDSPLGLALDEMLRTGRDGEHGLLIAGATGDLATAYRGFAAEARKGRTGLLLNVQSPADGDLFAVRLPRGAVGGPPGRGLLVVSGVATPIQAAVPD from the coding sequence ATGCGGATAACGCTCACCGTGGTCAGCGAGGACGGCCGCCGCGACGTGCTGGTCGAAGGCGACGAGAGCGCCACGGTCGCCGCCCTCGCCGCCGCGCTCGACGGCGGGGCCGCCCGCCCGGCCAACGTCGTACGGCTCCCGCACGCCCGCGCGCCGTACGACCTGGACCGGGGCGACCGGCACGCCCGGCCGTCCGGCGAGGTGAAGCTGTGGGTCGACGGCCGGCCCGTCGGCCCGGACGCGTCCGTATTCGGCCTGCTGAGGGATGGCGACGTGGTGGCCCTGGACGGCCAGGCCGCTGCGGCGACGGTGACCGAGGAGCCCGGCGGGCCGGCGGAGCTGCGCGTCGTGGGCGGCCCAGGGGCGGGGGTCGTCCACCGGATCGGCCTCGGCGCCCACACGATCGGCTCCGATCCCGCTTGCGCGATCTCCGTGCCCGACCCGAGGATGCCGCCGGTCGCGCTGGTGGTGCGGCTGGCCCCCGGCACGGCCACCGTGGAGCCCGCCGTCTCCGGGGGCGGCCCGGTGGCCCGGCTTGAGGGCGAGCCGCTCACGGAGGCCGTGGCGTGGCCGCCCGGGGGCATGCTCGCCTGCGGCGGCTCGGTGTTCGCCCTGGGGCCGGTCGTGCCGCCGGACGCCCACCTCGACGCGCTGCCGGACGGCGGGCTCGCCTACAACCGCCCGCCGCGCCTCCAGCGGCCCGAGCGGCAGCGGCGGTTCACGGTGCCCGCCGAGCCCAAGCGGGGCGAGGGCATGCGGCTGCAGTTGCTGGCCGCGCTGCTGCCCGCCGTGCTCGGCGTGGTCATGGCCGTGGTCACCCGCACGTGGTACTACCTGCTGATCGCGTTCATGACGCCGCTGATCATGATCGGCCAGTGGGTGAGCGACCGCAGGCACGGCAGGAAGAAGCACCGCCGGGCGGTCAAGGCCTACCGCGAGCGGATGGCCGCCTTCGAGGAGGAGGTGGCCCGCGCGGTGCGGCAGGACGAGGAGGCCAGGCGCGGCGGCGCGCCCGACCCGGCCGAGGTGCTGCTCACCGCGACCGGCCCGCGCCGCCGGCTGTGGGAGCGCCGCGTGCACGACCGCGACGCGCTGCGGCTGCGCGTGGGCCTGGCCGACCTGCCCGCCGACCTGGAGTTCGAGCCCGAGAGCGGCACACCCCAGGACGCGCCCCGCCGGGAGCCGCCCACCTGCCACGACGTCCCCGTCGCCCTGGTCATGCGGCGTCTCGGCGTGGCCGGGCTCACCGGCCCGAGAGACGTGGCGCTCGGCTGCGCCCGCTGGCTCGTCGGCCAGGCCGCCGCCCTGCACAGCCCGCGCGACCTGGCCATCGTGGTGCTGTCGGCCAACGCCGACGGCGCCGCGCAGTGGGGCTGGGTGCGCTGGCTGCCGCACTGCGCGCCCGACGCCGCCGCCCGCGGCGGCGCACTGTCGTCCGACTGCGCCGCGCTCGTCGGCGCCGACCCCGAGGCCGCCGCCCGCCGGGTCGCCGAGCTCGCCGCCCTGGTGACCGAACGGCTCGACGCCGAGAACGGCTCCGGGCCGGGGCTGCCGCGCGGCGTCCGCCTGTCCGGCGGCCCGGCCGGCTGGGACGACCTGGGGCGCGGCGGCGGCAACCGGCCCGCCGAGCCCGCGTTCGCGACCTACGACGAGCGGCCGTTCGACGTGCTCGTCGTGCTCGACGGCGCGCAGGTGCTGCGCGGCCTGCCCGGCATGCCGCAGGTGCTGCGGCAGGGCCCGCGCGCCGGGGTCTACACGATCGCCATCGACGACGACGAGCGGCTGCTGCCCGAGGAGTGCGCCACGGTCGTGTCCTGCGACCGGGAGGGCGGGGTGCGCCTCCACGGCGGCGGGCTCGACCCGATCACCGGCATCCGCGCCGACCTGGTCTCGCCGTCCTGGGCCGAACGCCTGGCCCGCGCGCTGGCCCCGCTGCGCGACGTCAGCCGCGACGACCCCTCGGCCGCCCTCCCCGACGCGGTCCGCCTGCTCGACCTCCTGGAGGTCTCGCTCGACCCGGCCGCGCTCGCCGAGCGGCAGGGCCGTACGACCCGGGCTTTGATCGGCGTGGGACCGGACGGCCCGTTCGAGGTCGACCTGAGCCGGGACGGGCCGCACGCCCTGGTCGCGGGCACGACCGGTGCGGGCAAGTCGGAGCTGCTCCAGACGCTGATCTGCTCGCTCGCGGTGGCCAACCGGCCCGACGAGATGACGTTCGTGCTCATCGACTACAAGGGCGGCGCGGCCTTCAAGGAGTGCGTACGGCTCCCGCACACGGTCGGCATGGTGAGCGACCTCGACGGCCACCTCACCCAGCGGGCGCTGTCGTCGCTGGCCGCCGAGATCCGGCGCAGGGAGCGGCTGCTGCTCGACGCGGGGGCCAAGGACATCGAGGACTACCAGCGGGCACGGGGCGCCACCTGGGTGCTCGGCGCGGGCGGCGTGCGGCGGGCGCGCGGCGGCGGCATCTTCGCCGCGCCGGTGCCGGAGGCCGCCGGGAGCAGGAAGGACCTGCCGCCGCTGCCCCGGCTCGTGCTGATCATCGACGAGTTCGCCGCCCTGGTCACGGAGCTGCCCGACTTCGTCGAGGGGCTGGTCGACATCGCGCGCAGGGGCCGCTCGCTCGGCATCCACCTGATCCTCGCCACCCAGCGGCCCGGCGGCGTGGTGACCGCCGACATCCAGGCCAACACCTCGCTCAGGATCGCGCTGCGGGTCACCGACGCCGCCGAGTCCACCGACGTCATCGACGTGCCCGACGCCGCCCACATCTCCCGTACGACGCCCGGCCGCTGCTATGTGCGGGCCGGCTCGGGAGCGCCCGTGGCCGTGCAGACGGCCAGGATCGGCGGTCGCACACCGCATCCGCGTGGTGCGGGTGCGGCCGACGCGGGGGACGATCTGCGGGTGCTCGACCTGCCCTGGCAGGCGCTCGGCCACCCGTTGCCCGCCCCGCCCGCCGCCCAGGCGGCGAGCGGCACCGACCTGGCCCTGCTCGTCGACGCGCTGCGCGACGCCGGGCGCGAGCTGCCCCGGCAGCCGAGCCCGTGGCTGCCTCCGCTGCCCGACCAGGTCGTCCTCGACGTCGGGCCCGCGGGCTCCTCCGGCGGCCTGCTCGCTGGGGCCGCGCCGTACCGGCCGGGAGCCGAGGAGGTGCCGCCGCTGCCGTTCGGCATGACCGACCTGCCGTGGGAGCAGGGCCGCCGCCCGCTCACGCTGGACATGCGGCACGGCGGCCACCTGCTGATCGCGGGCGGCGCGCGCAGCGGGCGGTCGAGCGCGCTGCGGACGATCGCGGGCTCGATCGCGGCCGGCGCCTCCCCCGAGGACGTGCACGTCCACGCCGTCGACTGCGGGTCGGGCGCGCTGCTGCCGCTGGTCGCGCTGCCGCACTGCGGGGCGGTCGTCACCCGGGACCAGCTCGACCGGGTGGAGCGCCTGCTGACCCGCCTGCGCGCGGAGGTCGGACGCCGCCAGCAACTGCTGGCCGAGGCCGGCTATGCCTCGCTGGCCGAGGCGCGCTCCGCCGCCAAGTCCCGGGCCGCCCGCGACCGTTCCGGCGTGGGCGCGCTGCCCTGGCTGGTGCTGCTCGTGGACCGCTGGGAGGGGTACGTCGCCGCGTTCGAGAACTACGACTACGGGCGGCTGGTCGACGCCATGCTGCAACTGCTGCGGGAGGGCCCGGCCGTGGGGCTGCGGGCCGTCGTCACCTCTGACCGGTCGGGCCTGCTCGGGCAGATCTCCACCGTCTTCGACGACCGGCTCGTGCTGCGGCTCGCCGACCCCGCCGACTATGGGCTCGCCGGGTTGCCGGTGCGCGACCTGCCGAGCGCCATGCCCCCGGGCCGGGCCCTGGCCGTGGGCGAGCACGGCCTGGTCGAGAGCCAGATCGCGCTGCTGTGCGACGACCCCTCCGGCCCGGCGCAGGTGGCCGTCGTGCAGGAGCTCGCCCGTACGGCGGCGGCGCGGTTCGGCGGCTCGGACACCCCGGCGAAGTGGGCCTGGCCGTCGGAGCCGCCGCTGCGGGTGGACGCGCTGCCGATGCGGATCACGGCGAGCCAGGCGCTCGACCTGGAGCCGGCGTACGAGCCGCCGTCGGCCCTGTGGGCGCTGCTCGGCGCGGGCGGCGACGCCCTCGTCCCGATGGGCGTGGACCTCCAGGGCCAGGGACCTGCCGCGGTGATCGCCGGGCCGCCGCGCTCGGGACGGTCGTCCGCGCTGGTCACGGCGGCGCGCTCGCTGCTCGGCCGGGGAACGCCGGTGCTGGTCGTGACCCCCCGCCGCAGCCCGCTGCGCGACCTCGCAGGGACGCCGGGGGTGCTGGCCGTGCTGGACGGCAACGCCAGGAGCGTGACCGGAGGCGGCGCGGACGACTTCGGCGGCCTGCCGGGCGCGCTCGACCCGCTCGCCCTGGTCGCCGGGCACGAGCGCTACGTGGTGGCCGTGGACGACGCGGAGCTCATCTCCCCCGACTCCCCGCTCGGCCTGGCCCTGGACGAGATGCTGCGCACCGGGCGGGACGGCGAGCACGGCCTGCTCATCGCCGGAGCGACCGGCGACCTGGCGACGGCCTACCGGGGGTTCGCGGCCGAGGCCCGCAAGGGCAGGACCGGCCTGCTGCTCAACGTGCAGAGCCCCGCAGACGGCGACCTGTTCGCCGTACGGCTGCCGCGCGGCGCGGTCGGCGGGCCTCCCGGGCGGGGCCTGCTGGTCGTCTCGGGCGTCGCGACCCCCATCCAGGCCGCGGTGCCGGACTGA